The Amycolatopsis mongoliensis genome includes a window with the following:
- a CDS encoding FAD-dependent oxidoreductase, with amino-acid sequence MTIAIVGAGLGGLALARMLHVKGIDAVVYEREPSRDARGQGGMLDIHSGQRALREAGLLDRFHAIARPEGQDMRLLEPDGTLLLQEDTPDDAPSLRPEVDRADLRDLLLDSVPEGTVRWGHAFESAGDGVLHFADGRTATYDLLVGADGAQSRVRALLTDARPVHIGQNVVEVGIPDVDRTHPDLAAMVGRGNYWVLGDGKSLSAQRNGDGRVRIGVSFYNTAENWFATSGIPFDDPAAARARLIDLLAGWDPRFTALIAACDDTVVPRSITTLPIGLTWPSTPGVTLIGDAAHLMPPVGEGANMALLDGVLLALALAAHPDGFPAAVEEYEREMFERTGAAGRMSADMQELLMSPDAARRMLAFFQPG; translated from the coding sequence ATGACGATCGCCATCGTCGGAGCCGGGCTGGGCGGCCTGGCCCTCGCGCGGATGCTGCACGTGAAGGGGATCGACGCCGTCGTGTACGAACGGGAACCGTCGCGCGACGCGCGCGGCCAGGGCGGCATGCTCGACATCCACTCCGGGCAGCGGGCGCTGCGCGAGGCCGGCTTGCTCGACCGGTTCCACGCGATCGCCCGGCCCGAAGGCCAGGACATGCGGCTTCTCGAGCCGGACGGCACCTTGCTGCTCCAGGAGGACACCCCGGACGACGCCCCGTCCTTGCGCCCCGAGGTCGACCGCGCCGATCTGCGCGACCTGCTGCTGGATTCCGTCCCCGAAGGCACGGTGCGCTGGGGGCACGCGTTCGAATCCGCCGGCGACGGCGTGCTGCACTTCGCCGACGGCCGCACCGCGACCTACGACCTGCTGGTCGGCGCGGACGGCGCGCAGTCCCGCGTCCGCGCGCTGCTCACCGACGCCCGCCCGGTGCACATCGGCCAGAACGTCGTCGAGGTCGGCATTCCCGACGTCGATCGCACGCACCCCGACCTCGCGGCGATGGTCGGGCGCGGCAACTACTGGGTGCTCGGCGACGGGAAGTCGCTGTCGGCGCAGCGCAACGGCGACGGCCGCGTACGCATCGGCGTCAGCTTCTACAACACCGCCGAGAACTGGTTCGCCACCAGCGGGATCCCGTTCGACGACCCGGCCGCCGCCCGGGCGCGGCTGATCGACCTGCTCGCCGGCTGGGACCCCCGGTTCACCGCGCTGATCGCGGCCTGCGACGACACGGTCGTGCCGCGGTCGATCACCACGCTCCCGATCGGCCTGACCTGGCCGTCGACACCGGGGGTCACCCTGATCGGCGATGCCGCGCACCTGATGCCGCCGGTGGGCGAGGGGGCCAACATGGCGCTGCTCGACGGTGTCCTGCTCGCCCTCGCGCTGGCCGCGCACCCGGACGGCTTCCCCGCCGCCGTCGAGGAATACGAACGCGAAATGTTCGAACGCACCGGGGCGGCCGGCCGGATGTCCGCGGACATGCAGGAACTGCTGATGTCGCCGGACGCCGCGCGGCGGATGCTCGCGTTCTTCCAGCCGGGCTGA